One genomic segment of Synechocystis sp. LKSZ1 includes these proteins:
- a CDS encoding two-component system response regulator: MDDALETHPKATLLVVDDTPDNLAFMSGLLKDFYRVKIANNGEKALKIAQTLPSPDLILLDIMMPGMDGYEVCFRLKANPATQSIPVIFLTAKAEMEDEQKGLELGAADYLTKPVSPPILMARVKTQLALKASADFLRDKNAFLEQEVARRTQEIMAIQDVTIQVMASLAETRDNETGNHIRRTQNYVRALAEQLRNHPRFQAFLTDHTIKMLYKSAPLHDIGKVGIPDRILLKPGRLTPEEFEIIKTHTTLGRDAIVQAEKSLGMKVGFLQMAKEIAYSHQEKWDGTGYPEGLSGEDIPISARLMALADVYDALISRRVYKEPIPHEQAIEIIQAGRGQHFDPDIVEAFLAIHHTFKAIAEQFVDDHNKTP, translated from the coding sequence ATGGATGATGCTTTAGAGACTCACCCCAAAGCGACTCTTCTGGTGGTCGATGACACACCAGATAATTTGGCTTTTATGAGTGGATTATTAAAGGACTTCTACCGGGTCAAAATTGCTAATAATGGTGAAAAAGCGCTTAAAATTGCCCAAACTCTGCCATCACCAGACCTGATCTTGCTGGATATTATGATGCCCGGCATGGATGGTTATGAGGTTTGTTTCCGTCTCAAGGCCAACCCCGCTACCCAGTCAATTCCCGTGATCTTTTTAACCGCAAAGGCAGAAATGGAGGATGAACAAAAGGGCCTGGAATTAGGGGCCGCCGACTACCTCACTAAACCCGTGAGTCCTCCGATCCTCATGGCCCGTGTCAAAACCCAATTGGCCCTCAAGGCCTCCGCGGATTTTCTGCGGGATAAAAATGCTTTTTTAGAGCAGGAAGTGGCCAGACGCACCCAGGAGATCATGGCCATTCAGGATGTCACTATTCAGGTCATGGCCTCCCTGGCGGAAACCCGCGACAACGAAACGGGAAATCATATCCGCCGCACCCAAAATTACGTCCGGGCCCTAGCGGAACAGTTAAGAAATCATCCCCGCTTCCAGGCTTTTTTGACAGATCACACTATTAAGATGCTCTATAAATCTGCGCCCCTCCACGACATCGGTAAAGTGGGTATTCCAGACCGTATTTTGCTGAAGCCCGGTCGCCTGACCCCGGAGGAGTTCGAGATCATAAAAACCCACACCACCCTAGGGCGGGATGCCATTGTCCAAGCGGAGAAAAGTTTGGGAATGAAGGTGGGCTTTTTGCAAATGGCTAAGGAAATTGCCTATTCTCACCAGGAAAAATGGGACGGTACAGGCTATCCCGAGGGCCTATCGGGAGAGGATATTCCCATCTCAGCTCGTTTAATGGCCCTGGCAGATGTCTATGATGCACTGATTAGTCGCCGGGTCTATAAGGAACCCATACCCCACGAGCAAGCCATTGAGATTATTCAAGCCGGTCGGGGCCAGCATTTTGATCCCGATATAGTAGAGGCGTTTCTGGCCATACACCATACCTTTAAAGCAATTGCTGAACAGTTTGTCGATGACCATAACAAGACGCCTTAG